The DNA region AGCCATGGCATCACTCAACGTCGGCAATCTCGGGGAGTACCTGCGTGAGCAGCGGCGTACCGCGCAGCTCTCGCTGCGGCAGCTCGCCGACGCCGCCGGGGTGTCCAATCCGTATCTCAGCCAGATCGAGCGCGGCCTGCGCAAGCCGAGCGCCGAGGTGTTGCAGCAGGTGGCCAAGGCCCTGCGGATCTCCGCCGAGACGCTGTACGTGCGGGCCGGGATCCTCGACGAGCGGGAGCGGGAGGAGTTGGAGACGCGGGCGGTCCTGCTTGCCGACCCGTCGATCAACGAGCGGCAGAAGAACGTGCTGCTACAGATCTACGACTCCTTCCGCAGGGAGAACGGCTTCGACGCCGACGAGCCGAGAAGCGCGGGCGAGCCCGACGGCGACGCCGGTACGGATGGCCGCGGGCCCCGCACAGCCGGCGGCAGTGATGCTGATACGCCACCCCTGAAGTGACTTCTGATGATCCGGGAGGACCACAGTCATGGCCATCACCGATGACCTGCGTAAGACCCTCACCGACCCCACCCCCCTCTACTTCGCCGCCGGTACCGCCGACCTCGCCGTGGAGCAGGCGCGCAAGGTCCCGGCGCTGATCGAGCAGCTGCGGGCCGAGGCGCCCGAGCGGTTCGAGGCCGTCCGCAACACCGACCCGAAGGCCGTGCAGGAGAGGGTCGCCACGCAGGCCAGGGAGGCCCAGGCCGCCGTGCAGGCGAAGATGGCCGGGGTCCTGGAGGCACTGGACACCGACCTGAAGACGCTGGGTGAGAACGCCCAGGACCTGGCGCTGCGGAGCGTGGGGGTGGCCGCCGAGTACGCGGTGCGGGCCCGGGAGACGTACGAGAAGGTCGCCGAGCGCGGCGAGCAGAGCGTGCGGACGTGGCGCGGCGAGACGGCCGAGGAGATCGTCGAGATCGCCACCGTCGTCGATGTGGAGCCCAAGCCGGTGGCGCGGCAGAAGGCCGAGGCCGCGGACGCTTCGGCGATGAAGCCCGCGGTGAAGCCGGAGCCGAAGGCCGAGCCGAAGAGCACCGAGGCCGAGGCGGCGCCCGTCGCGTCCGCGCGGAAGACGGCCCCCGCCCGTAAGCCCGCGGTGAAGAAGACCGCGCCGCCGTCCGCGAAGTAGACCGGAGTCCCGGTGCCGGACGCCCTGACCCGGTGCGAACCGGAATCCGGGAACCGGGAGCCGGTGCGTGGCCGGAAACAGAAAATCCGGAAACAGAAATCCCGGAAACCGGAAACCCGGAGCCGATACGTGGCCGGATCCGGTGCCGGAGACCGGCAGGCGGGACGGAGTGCGGGCGGGCACCTTTCGGGATGTCCGGTCGTTGTCCCGGTACCTTGGCCGCGAGGCGTTCTTTCCCCTGATTAGGCGGTGCTCACCGTGTTGCTCGCAGCATTCGGCTCGTTTCTCCAGCTGATCTTCCTGGCCATGCTCGTCCTGGCCGTGGTCGCGCTGGTCTTCGCCGTCACGGCGCGCGAGGACGCCTACCGGGCGGCGGACAAGCAGAAGAAGTCCTTCTGGCTGCTCATCCTCGGCGTCACCGTCGTCGTGAACCTCTTCATCCCGATCCTGTTCCTGCAGATCGCGGGTCTGATCGCCTCCATCGTCTTCATGGTGGACGTGCGCCCGGCGATCAAGGCGGTGTCGGGCGGGGGCAACCGGCGCGGCGGCTCGTCCAGCGACGGGCCGTACGGCCCCTACAACGGCGGGCGCTGAGAGCCCGCGGGCGAGGCCGGACCGGGGCGGGAGCGCGAGGCGCTCCGGCCCCGTCGGTGTACCGGGGCGTCGTCGCGTTCCAGCAGCAGCACGGCGACGTCGTCGGTCAGCTCGCCGCCGTTCAGCTCCTGGACCTGGGTGACGGCGGCCTCCAGCAGTTCCTCGCCGGCCAGTCCCCGGTCCAGCTGGCCGTTGACCATCGCCACCATGCCGTCCTGGCCCAGGCGCTGGGACCCCTCGGCCGACACCCGGCCCTCGATCAGCCCGTCGGTGTACATCATCAGGCTCCAGGAGCCGCCCAGCTGGACCTGGCGGCGGGGCCAGCGGGCGCGCGGGAGCAGACCGAGTGCCGGGCCGCCCTCCTCGTAGGGGAGCAGATGCGCCGCCCGGCCCTGGCGGGCGATCAGCGGCGCGGGGTGGCCGGCGAGGCAGAGCCCGGCATGGCGCCCGTCGGGGGTGATGTCGACGGTGCACACGGTCGCGAAGATCTCCTCGCTCTGCCGTTCGTGCTCCAGGACCTGCTGGAGCGTGGCGAGCAGTACGTCGCCGCACAGCCCGGCCAGGGTCAGGGCCCGCCAGGCGATGCGGAGCTCCACCCCGAGCGCCGCCTCGTCCGGCCCGTGGCCGCAGACGTCACCGATCATGGCGTGCACGGTGCCGTCGGGGGTGCGGACCGTGTCGTAGAAGTCCCCGCCGAGCAGGGCACGGCTGCGGCCGGGCCGGTAGCGGGCGGCGAAGCTCAGATCGGAGCCCTCCAGGAGAGGTGTGGGCAGCAGCCCGCGTTCCAGCCGGGCGTTCTCCTGGGCGCGCAGCCGGGACTCGGTCAGCTGGTGCTGGGCGATGTCCGCGCGTTTGCGTTCCACCGCGTACCGGATGGCGCGGCTGAGGAGGTGTCCGTCGAGCTCGCCGCGGAAGAGGTAGTCCTGGGCTCCCACACGTACGGCCTCGGCGGCCCGTTCGGTGTCGTCCGCGGCGGTGAGGGCGAGGACGGCGTGGTGTGGTGCGATGCGCAGGACGTGCTGGAGCGTGGCGAGCTCGGCGTGGACGTCGTCGTCGCCGTCGTCCGGGCGGCTCTCGGCGCGTGCTCCGGCCGGCGGCGCCAGGGCGAGGTCGACCAGGACGCAGTCGACGTGGTCCGTGAGCAGCCGGCCGGCCTCGGTGAGGTTGCGGGCGGTACGGACGCGGACGCGGGCCCCGCCCTCGGACGACAGCTCGGGGACGGTGAAGGTGCCCGCGAGGTCGTCCGAGATCACCAGCAGGGTGAGATCGGGTCCATGGGAGGCCTCCGCAGCGGAAACAGCACGTTGCTGCGGTACGGGTACGGGCATCGGTACGGCTTTCCTTCCCTCCCCCGAGGGCGCGGCGGACGCCGATCGACGACCCGCCAGACGGGGACCATAGCGGTCCGTGGTGGGGGAACGGAATGGTGCACGAAGATCGGCCCCCGTCATATGCGCGGCCATAAGCCGCTTCCCGTCACGGATCCGGCGGCACGGGAACGGAGGAAACGGACAGGGGGGCCATGACGAACATCACGCACGCACCGCCGTGGGACGGATCTACCTGTCGGGGCGGACCACGCCGAGGATCTCCATCGAGCCGGCCCCCGCCGGCGTGACGTTTCGGCCGGGCCGGGGGGCGTGCACGATCGAGCCGCCGCCGACGTACATACCGACGTGGCTGGCGTCGCTGTGGTAGATGATCAGGTCGCCGGGGCGCATGTCCTGGACGGCGATGTGCGGCAGCCGCCGCCACTGCTCCTGGGACGTCCGGGGTATCGGACGCT from Streptomyces sp. NBC_01754 includes:
- a CDS encoding DUF2516 family protein, giving the protein MLLAAFGSFLQLIFLAMLVLAVVALVFAVTAREDAYRAADKQKKSFWLLILGVTVVVNLFIPILFLQIAGLIASIVFMVDVRPAIKAVSGGGNRRGGSSSDGPYGPYNGGR
- a CDS encoding PP2C family protein-serine/threonine phosphatase — encoded protein: MPVPVPQQRAVSAAEASHGPDLTLLVISDDLAGTFTVPELSSEGGARVRVRTARNLTEAGRLLTDHVDCVLVDLALAPPAGARAESRPDDGDDDVHAELATLQHVLRIAPHHAVLALTAADDTERAAEAVRVGAQDYLFRGELDGHLLSRAIRYAVERKRADIAQHQLTESRLRAQENARLERGLLPTPLLEGSDLSFAARYRPGRSRALLGGDFYDTVRTPDGTVHAMIGDVCGHGPDEAALGVELRIAWRALTLAGLCGDVLLATLQQVLEHERQSEEIFATVCTVDITPDGRHAGLCLAGHPAPLIARQGRAAHLLPYEEGGPALGLLPRARWPRRQVQLGGSWSLMMYTDGLIEGRVSAEGSQRLGQDGMVAMVNGQLDRGLAGEELLEAAVTQVQELNGGELTDDVAVLLLERDDAPVHRRGRSASRSRPGPASPAGSQRPPL
- a CDS encoding helix-turn-helix domain-containing protein, whose protein sequence is MASLNVGNLGEYLREQRRTAQLSLRQLADAAGVSNPYLSQIERGLRKPSAEVLQQVAKALRISAETLYVRAGILDEREREELETRAVLLADPSINERQKNVLLQIYDSFRRENGFDADEPRSAGEPDGDAGTDGRGPRTAGGSDADTPPLK